The Paenibacillus sp. FSL R7-0204 genome includes a region encoding these proteins:
- a CDS encoding MATE family efflux transporter codes for METNTPKTFNLMKLTWPIFLELFLFMLMGSMDTFMISSVSDDAVSGVGAANQIIAIAILALSVIGNGAAIVVSQYLGSKQPKEAARVIGNAVTLNLAVGIVLSTVMLLFGGHLLQALNVKGDILDYARSYINIVGGAIFLQALINALAATIRTHGFTKQTMAVSLLMNVIHVGGNYLLIFGHFGLPALGVEGAAVSTVISRSIALLIFFLLLYRIMEVRVKWSYYVHLSKKYVLQILKIGIPSAFESVMYQCCQLVFTLYITYLGAEAMATRQYAVNISNYIFLFSVAVAMGTSIIVGHLVGAKRTQEAYSRVFTSVKWALLVTVIMDLIVILFRKPLLGLFTDNELIITMGAQVILLSFFLETGRTCNLVIINSLRASGDAKFPVYMGMISMVCMSLPLGYFLVFTLDLGLAGVWLATAFDEWVRAVIMYFRWKSRAWEKHGLIQHEPPEAAPAVPAH; via the coding sequence ATGGAAACAAACACGCCCAAGACATTCAACCTAATGAAGCTGACCTGGCCGATCTTCCTTGAGCTGTTCCTGTTCATGCTCATGGGCAGTATGGATACCTTCATGATCAGCTCAGTGTCTGATGATGCAGTCTCCGGTGTTGGAGCGGCCAATCAGATTATTGCCATAGCCATTCTGGCACTCAGTGTTATCGGGAACGGCGCGGCGATCGTAGTATCGCAATACCTCGGCTCCAAGCAGCCCAAGGAAGCCGCCAGAGTGATCGGCAATGCGGTTACCTTGAATCTTGCGGTAGGGATCGTACTTAGTACAGTGATGCTGCTATTCGGAGGTCATCTGCTGCAGGCTCTGAACGTGAAGGGCGACATTCTAGACTACGCCCGCTCGTATATCAACATTGTCGGAGGCGCCATCTTCCTGCAGGCCCTCATCAATGCGCTGGCCGCCACCATCCGCACCCACGGCTTCACCAAGCAGACGATGGCGGTGTCGCTGCTGATGAACGTTATCCATGTGGGCGGTAACTATCTGCTGATCTTCGGCCATTTCGGACTGCCTGCGCTCGGCGTAGAGGGTGCTGCCGTATCAACCGTAATCAGCCGCTCCATCGCTCTCCTGATCTTCTTCCTGCTGCTCTACCGGATAATGGAGGTACGTGTGAAATGGAGCTATTACGTTCACCTCTCCAAGAAATATGTGCTGCAGATTCTCAAAATCGGTATTCCATCTGCCTTCGAATCCGTAATGTACCAGTGCTGCCAGCTCGTCTTCACCCTGTACATCACCTATTTGGGAGCCGAGGCCATGGCTACACGCCAGTATGCAGTTAATATCTCGAACTACATCTTCCTGTTCAGCGTAGCGGTGGCAATGGGGACCTCAATTATTGTGGGGCACCTTGTAGGTGCAAAACGGACGCAAGAGGCTTACTCACGGGTGTTCACCAGTGTGAAGTGGGCGCTGCTGGTCACAGTGATCATGGATCTGATCGTCATTCTGTTCCGCAAGCCGCTGCTGGGCCTGTTCACGGATAATGAGCTGATTATCACCATGGGCGCCCAAGTTATCCTGCTCAGCTTCTTCCTGGAGACCGGACGGACCTGCAATCTGGTCATTATCAACTCGCTGCGCGCGTCGGGCGATGCCAAGTTCCCGGTCTACATGGGTATGATTTCTATGGTGTGCATGAGTCTGCCGCTGGGCTACTTCCTGGTATTCACGCTTGATCTGGGTCTGGCCGGGGTATGGCTGGCCACAGCTTTCGACGAATGGGTGCGGGCCGTCATTATGTACTTCCGCTGGAAAAGCAGAGCCTGGGAGAAGCATGGCCTGATCCAGCACGAACCGCCGGAAGCCGCTCCGGCAGTCCCGGCGCACTAA
- the hxlB gene encoding 6-phospho-3-hexuloisomerase produces the protein MDTQYYAHEIVKELEGSVSGLDAGEGEVLTELLLRAGQIFVAGAGRSGLMGRAFAMRLMQAGRTAYVVGETVTPGIGPGDVLVLGSGSGETKGLVSMAEKAKAIGANVVLVTIQPDSALGRLADHTVKLPGAPKERPDGGYTTLQPMASLFEQTLLVFYDAVILRIMEQTGQTSGRMFGKHANLE, from the coding sequence ATGGACACGCAGTATTACGCACATGAAATTGTGAAGGAGCTGGAAGGCTCCGTCTCCGGGCTGGATGCCGGAGAGGGCGAGGTGCTGACGGAGCTGCTGCTGCGCGCAGGTCAGATCTTCGTGGCCGGCGCCGGGCGTTCCGGCCTGATGGGCCGGGCCTTCGCCATGAGGCTGATGCAGGCCGGGCGGACAGCTTATGTGGTCGGAGAGACGGTAACGCCGGGCATCGGCCCCGGCGATGTGCTTGTACTGGGTTCCGGCTCAGGCGAGACGAAGGGACTGGTCTCCATGGCTGAGAAAGCCAAGGCGATTGGTGCGAATGTAGTTCTGGTAACCATTCAGCCAGACTCGGCGCTCGGACGTCTCGCAGATCATACAGTCAAGCTGCCTGGCGCTCCCAAGGAGCGGCCGGACGGCGGCTATACTACGCTGCAGCCGATGGCCTCCTTGTTCGAACAGACGCTGCTTGTATTCTATGATGCAGTCATTCTGCGGATCATGGAGCAGACGGGGCAGACCTCCGGCCGGATGTTCGGCAAGCACGCCAATTTGGAATAG
- a CDS encoding extracellular solute-binding protein — MRRNHMTKGLLLAYIWVLVLTGCGSAEDNNSTLAANGASSPKITIHMMHIWPAGLSAQQYKLVSQIIAQYEKEHPGILIRQDVLENEQYKSKLKVLSASNDLPDVGITWAAGFMEPYVKGGLFAPLDDILNGGQLKNKFVKSTTESYVVDNKTYALPLEMNISPIFYNKEIFAQYNLQVPSTYEEFKAVVRVLSGHGVPPVALGNKDRWTGSLWYMYLADRMAGSETLKRATKGTGYFDDPGLVQAAAEVQNLVDMNAFNNGFNGLSYDEGKSEFMEEKAAMYLTGTWELPNFTTNPEIPQAFKDKVGFFKFPTVEGGKGNSGDWVGGPGVGLFVAESSRVKEEAKAFVEYFVFKWGEASVTSAGVIPATKVDTTNEKLPQLYVDLLNELNNASSITLFADVQMKPNAAQVHLDMIQALFGKAVTPEQFAARHKIAVAKGN, encoded by the coding sequence ATGCGAAGGAATCACATGACCAAGGGGCTGCTTCTGGCCTATATCTGGGTGCTTGTTCTGACGGGTTGCGGCTCTGCGGAAGACAATAATAGTACGCTGGCAGCTAACGGCGCCTCTTCCCCCAAAATAACCATTCATATGATGCACATCTGGCCCGCCGGACTCTCTGCGCAGCAGTATAAGCTGGTCAGCCAGATTATCGCACAATACGAGAAGGAGCATCCGGGTATCCTCATCAGGCAGGATGTGCTGGAGAATGAGCAGTATAAAAGCAAGCTCAAGGTGCTCTCTGCCTCCAATGACCTTCCCGATGTGGGCATAACCTGGGCGGCCGGCTTCATGGAGCCTTATGTAAAAGGCGGATTATTCGCTCCGCTGGATGACATCCTGAACGGCGGGCAGCTTAAGAATAAGTTCGTGAAGAGCACTACAGAGTCTTATGTTGTCGATAACAAGACCTATGCGCTGCCTCTGGAGATGAACATCTCCCCGATCTTTTATAATAAAGAAATCTTCGCCCAATATAATCTTCAGGTACCTTCAACGTATGAGGAGTTCAAGGCAGTTGTGAGAGTGCTCTCCGGTCATGGTGTGCCTCCGGTGGCGCTGGGCAATAAGGACCGGTGGACAGGCTCGCTGTGGTATATGTATCTGGCAGACCGCATGGCCGGAAGTGAGACGCTGAAGCGGGCGACGAAGGGGACGGGATATTTCGATGATCCCGGACTGGTGCAGGCTGCGGCGGAAGTGCAGAACCTCGTCGATATGAACGCCTTCAACAACGGCTTCAACGGCTTGTCATATGATGAGGGCAAATCGGAATTCATGGAAGAAAAGGCGGCCATGTACCTGACCGGTACCTGGGAGCTGCCCAACTTCACGACCAACCCGGAGATTCCGCAGGCCTTCAAGGACAAGGTCGGCTTCTTCAAATTCCCTACGGTGGAAGGGGGGAAGGGGAATTCGGGCGACTGGGTAGGCGGTCCGGGTGTCGGACTGTTCGTAGCGGAATCGTCCAGGGTGAAGGAGGAGGCTAAGGCTTTTGTCGAATACTTCGTCTTCAAATGGGGCGAGGCTTCAGTGACGAGTGCGGGAGTGATTCCGGCGACCAAGGTCGATACCACGAATGAGAAGCTGCCGCAGTTATACGTGGATCTGTTGAATGAACTGAACAATGCCAGCAGCATTACCTTGTTCGCGGATGTGCAGATGAAGCCGAATGCTGCCCAGGTCCATCTGGATATGATCCAGGCGCTGTTCGGCAAAGCGGTCACGCCGGAGCAGTTCGCAGCCAGACATAAAATTGCAGTGGCCAAAGGGAACTGA
- a CDS encoding NADH-dependent flavin oxidoreductase, with translation MKTEYSPLLETFKFKNGIELKNRVVMAPMTNFSSNEDGTVSRPELDYYIRRSGGAGMVITACVYVSRGGKGFPGEFGADHDGLIPSLRELAEAIKGEGAKAVLQIFHGGRQCPPEQLVDGQPVSASDVPAELPGGGQGAAPRPLTDEEITGIIADFGEATRRAIEAGFDGVEIHGANGYLLQQFFSPHSNRREDRWGGDLQKRLAFPLAVLRSVKAAVKQHAQGAFLVGYRFSPEEPETPGITMADTFALIDALTAEGLDYLHASLMELWSLPHRGTEDSRPRIEQIVDRAGDKAPVIGVGSLYSAADALKSLDSGISLVALGRPLLIEPDWVQKLAGGRADEIKTELDPNAQAELVIPDPLWRALVHTPGWLPVKQ, from the coding sequence CTGAAGACAGAATATAGCCCGCTGCTGGAGACGTTCAAATTCAAGAACGGGATTGAACTGAAGAACCGTGTAGTCATGGCGCCGATGACTAACTTCTCCTCGAATGAGGATGGAACCGTCTCCCGGCCGGAGCTGGATTATTATATCCGCCGTTCGGGCGGGGCAGGGATGGTCATTACCGCCTGTGTCTATGTCTCACGCGGAGGGAAGGGCTTCCCGGGCGAATTCGGAGCTGACCATGACGGTCTGATTCCAAGCCTGCGCGAGCTGGCGGAGGCCATCAAGGGCGAGGGAGCGAAGGCAGTGCTCCAGATCTTCCATGGCGGACGCCAATGCCCGCCGGAGCAGCTGGTTGACGGGCAGCCTGTCAGTGCAAGCGATGTGCCGGCTGAGCTGCCTGGCGGCGGACAGGGTGCGGCTCCGCGCCCGCTGACAGACGAAGAGATTACCGGAATTATCGCTGATTTCGGAGAAGCGACACGCCGGGCGATTGAGGCCGGCTTCGATGGCGTTGAGATTCACGGTGCGAACGGATATCTGCTGCAGCAATTCTTCTCGCCGCATTCCAACAGACGCGAAGACCGCTGGGGCGGAGATCTGCAGAAGCGTCTTGCCTTCCCGCTGGCCGTTCTGCGCAGTGTCAAGGCTGCGGTGAAACAGCATGCACAGGGTGCATTCCTTGTTGGTTACCGCTTCTCGCCTGAAGAGCCGGAGACGCCGGGGATTACGATGGCTGACACGTTTGCTCTAATCGATGCGCTGACAGCAGAGGGGCTGGATTACCTGCATGCGTCCCTCATGGAGCTGTGGTCGCTGCCTCACCGGGGAACGGAGGACAGCCGTCCGCGTATTGAGCAGATCGTAGACCGGGCAGGGGACAAGGCTCCGGTAATTGGCGTAGGCTCACTCTACTCTGCCGCCGATGCCTTGAAGAGTCTGGACAGCGGGATCAGCCTGGTGGCCCTGGGCCGCCCGCTTCTGATTGAACCGGACTGGGTGCAGAAGCTGGCCGGGGGCCGTGCTGATGAGATTAAGACTGAGCTTGATCCGAATGCCCAAGCAGAGCTTGTGATCCCGGACCCGCTCTGGAGAGCGCTAGTCCATACACCGGGCTGGCTGCCGGTTAAGCAATAA
- the hxlA gene encoding 3-hexulose-6-phosphate synthase, which produces MKLQLALDLVDIAGAKEVVAEVAESIDIVEIGTPVVINEGLHAVKAIKEAFPALTVLADLKIMDAGGYEVMKAVEAGAGIVTVLGVSDDSTIRGAVEEAKKTGAEILVDLINVKDLKVRAAEVDALGVDYVCVHSGYDHQAEGKNSFADLRDIKSVVTRAKTAIAGGIKLSTLPEVIAAQPDLVIVGGGITGEADMKATAAEMKRLVSQA; this is translated from the coding sequence ATGAAATTACAGTTAGCACTCGATCTGGTGGATATTGCTGGAGCCAAGGAGGTTGTTGCAGAGGTTGCCGAATCTATAGATATTGTTGAGATTGGAACACCGGTCGTTATTAATGAGGGGCTGCATGCGGTAAAAGCGATCAAGGAAGCTTTTCCGGCACTTACCGTGCTGGCCGATCTCAAAATCATGGATGCCGGCGGATATGAGGTCATGAAGGCAGTGGAAGCGGGCGCAGGCATCGTGACTGTGCTGGGGGTATCCGATGATTCAACGATCCGCGGTGCGGTGGAGGAAGCGAAGAAGACGGGTGCTGAGATCCTGGTCGATCTGATTAACGTGAAGGATCTCAAGGTCAGAGCCGCTGAAGTGGATGCGCTGGGTGTGGATTATGTCTGCGTGCATTCCGGCTATGACCATCAGGCTGAAGGCAAGAATTCCTTCGCGGATCTGAGAGATATTAAGAGCGTGGTGACCCGGGCCAAAACTGCAATTGCCGGCGGCATTAAGCTGAGTACGCTGCCTGAAGTGATTGCTGCGCAGCCTGATCTGGTAATCGTGGGCGGCGGCATTACTGGCGAAGCTGATATGAAGGCAACTGCGGCGGAAATGAAGCGCCTTGTAAGCCAGGCTTAA
- a CDS encoding winged helix-turn-helix transcriptional regulator, translating into MATEIKDRINLKEINCEKELTLAVIGGKWKLIILWHLGLEGTKRFSELKKLIPHITQKMLTNQLRELEEDQLVFRQVYAEVPPRVEYSLTEYGHTLMPVLRMMYDWGKNYGDKVIWKDAPHCDR; encoded by the coding sequence TTGGCGACTGAAATTAAAGACCGGATCAACCTGAAGGAGATCAACTGCGAGAAGGAGCTCACGCTCGCTGTGATCGGCGGCAAGTGGAAGCTGATTATACTGTGGCACCTGGGTCTGGAAGGGACTAAGCGGTTCAGTGAATTGAAAAAGCTGATCCCCCATATCACCCAGAAAATGCTGACCAACCAGCTTCGCGAGCTGGAGGAAGATCAGCTGGTATTCAGGCAGGTATATGCGGAGGTTCCTCCGCGGGTAGAGTACTCCCTGACAGAGTATGGACATACTCTGATGCCGGTGCTGCGCATGATGTATGACTGGGGCAAGAATTACGGGGACAAGGTGATCTGGAAAGATGCACCTCACTGTGATAGATAG